A region from the Nocardioides coralli genome encodes:
- a CDS encoding MCE family protein, protein MTGLDAKTMGSLVRLLIFILVTTLATGVLIVTIGNVSFGGTKEYKAEFVDATGVVPGDDIRIAGVKVGAVEEVEIVDRTRALVTFAVDEETTLSRATHAAIRYRNLVGQRYISLSETIGDTSAMEEGSTIPVGQTSPALDLTVLFNGFKPLFQALSPEDLNQLSYEIIQVFQGEGGTFEGLLASTASVTQTLADRDQVISDLIDNLNEVLANVGARDEQLSELIVSFRTFIGGLKDDRQAILGSLEEISALSVETAGMVKGIRKPFVEDIAQLRRLAGNIDRNKAELDRALQVLPIKLTKVGRTAIYGSFFNFYLCEFTGSVRVPGVGPLDVNYPAAGTKVADRCDL, encoded by the coding sequence ATGACCGGACTCGACGCGAAGACGATGGGCTCGCTGGTCAGGCTGCTCATCTTCATCCTGGTCACCACGCTCGCCACGGGTGTGCTGATCGTGACCATCGGCAACGTCTCCTTTGGTGGCACCAAGGAGTACAAGGCGGAGTTCGTCGACGCCACCGGCGTCGTGCCGGGCGACGACATCCGCATCGCCGGCGTGAAGGTCGGGGCCGTGGAGGAGGTCGAGATCGTCGACCGCACCCGGGCCCTGGTTACTTTCGCCGTCGACGAGGAAACCACGCTGAGCCGGGCCACCCACGCGGCGATCCGCTACCGCAACCTGGTGGGACAGCGCTACATCTCCCTCAGCGAGACCATCGGTGACACCTCCGCGATGGAGGAGGGGTCGACCATCCCGGTGGGGCAGACCTCGCCGGCGCTCGACCTCACCGTGCTGTTCAACGGCTTCAAGCCGCTCTTCCAGGCGCTCTCGCCCGAGGACCTCAACCAGCTGTCCTACGAGATCATCCAGGTCTTCCAGGGTGAGGGCGGGACGTTCGAGGGGTTGCTGGCGAGCACCGCCTCGGTCACGCAGACCCTGGCCGACCGTGACCAGGTCATCTCCGACCTGATCGACAACCTCAACGAGGTGCTGGCCAACGTCGGCGCCCGCGACGAGCAGCTGTCCGAGCTGATCGTGTCCTTCCGCACCTTCATCGGCGGGCTCAAGGACGACCGGCAGGCGATCCTCGGCTCGCTGGAGGAGATCTCCGCGCTGTCGGTGGAGACGGCGGGCATGGTCAAGGGCATCCGCAAGCCGTTCGTCGAGGACATCGCCCAGCTGCGGCGGCTGGCCGGCAACATCGACCGCAACAAGGCCGAGCTCGACCGGGCCCTGCAGGTGCTGCCGATCAAGCTGACCAAGGTGGGACGGACCGCGATCTACGGCTCCTTCTTCAACTTCTACCTCTGCGAGTTCACCGGCAGCGTCCGGGTGCCCGGCGTCGGCCCGCTCGACGTCAACTACCCGGCCGCCGGGACCAAGGTCGCCGACAGGTGTGATCTCTGA
- a CDS encoding MCE family protein, with protein sequence MSIPFRERNPVVVGAISLAVIVALIAMAFKASSLPVIGGGDVYHAAFSEAGGLKEGDEVRIAGVRVGKVEEVALAGDHVRVSFRVDQDADFGQETNAAIKVKTVLGAMFLALEPAGDGQMNEGSEIPVERTTSPFDTVEAFTGLAETSEAIDTDQLAESLTTMADLSRNTPEEFREALKGVSALSANVAEKNEQIGTLLQNLEKVSTVLDERDEDIIALMRDADVLFRALVARRDAVHDLLVATSELSRELTALVRQSREDLRPALTKLESVVQVLNKNEDNIDNSLRLMAPFYRVFANTLGNGPWFDTYIQNMPPVPQVGG encoded by the coding sequence ATGAGCATCCCGTTCCGTGAGCGCAACCCCGTGGTGGTCGGCGCGATCAGCCTCGCCGTGATCGTCGCCCTCATCGCGATGGCCTTCAAGGCGTCCTCGCTGCCGGTCATCGGCGGCGGCGACGTCTACCACGCCGCCTTCAGCGAGGCCGGCGGCCTCAAGGAGGGCGACGAGGTCCGGATCGCCGGCGTCCGCGTCGGCAAGGTCGAGGAGGTCGCCCTGGCGGGTGACCACGTCCGGGTCTCCTTCCGCGTCGACCAGGACGCCGACTTCGGGCAGGAGACCAACGCCGCCATCAAGGTCAAGACCGTGCTCGGCGCCATGTTCCTGGCCCTCGAGCCCGCGGGCGACGGCCAGATGAACGAGGGGAGCGAGATCCCGGTCGAGCGGACCACCTCGCCCTTCGACACCGTCGAGGCCTTCACCGGCCTGGCCGAGACGTCGGAGGCGATCGACACCGACCAGCTGGCCGAGTCGCTCACGACGATGGCCGACCTGAGCCGCAACACGCCGGAGGAGTTCCGCGAGGCACTCAAGGGTGTCTCGGCGCTGTCGGCCAACGTGGCGGAGAAGAACGAGCAGATCGGCACCCTGCTGCAGAACCTGGAGAAGGTCTCGACCGTGCTCGACGAGCGCGACGAGGACATCATCGCCCTGATGCGCGATGCCGACGTCCTCTTCCGCGCGCTCGTCGCCCGACGCGACGCGGTCCACGACCTGCTGGTGGCGACCTCGGAGCTCTCGCGCGAGCTCACCGCCCTGGTGCGTCAGAGCCGCGAGGACCTCCGGCCCGCCCTCACCAAGCTCGAGAGCGTGGTGCAGGTGCTCAACAAGAACGAGGACAACATCGACAACAGCCTGCGGCTGATGGCGCCGTTCTACCGGGTGTTCGCCAACACCCTCGGCAACGGCCCCTGGTTCGACACCTACATCCAGAACATGCCCCCGGTGCCGCAGGTGGGGGGCTGA
- a CDS encoding MCE family protein has protein sequence MKKLIVPGVLLALLAAAAVTMLGGEDQKTLTAKFPRTISVYEGSDVRVLGVPVGTVDTVTPSGTEVVVTMSYDREVTLPADAKAVIISPSVVGDRYVQLTPTYGGGEKLADGATLEVEQTAVPLELDEIYDNLDKLNVALGPTGANREGALSDLLQVTADNFGGQGEKFNETIRNFGRFSETLADNRQEFFGSMRALQGFISTLASNDETVRDFNDSLSEVSSMLSGERQELKAALENLSVAMGEVSTFVQENRDILGRNIRGLNRVSKVLAKQRGALDEILSAAPVALNNLALTYNPQAGTLDTRANLGELDYQITSDPAVFLCGIVNQADTSGDTCDAIEAAFPRAGALRTMQGKNPRWQDESDPSLGGLVEVTR, from the coding sequence ATGAAGAAGCTGATCGTCCCCGGCGTGCTGCTCGCCCTGCTCGCGGCCGCTGCCGTGACCATGCTCGGCGGCGAGGACCAGAAGACGCTGACCGCCAAGTTCCCGCGCACCATCTCGGTCTACGAGGGCAGCGACGTCCGCGTGCTGGGCGTCCCCGTCGGCACCGTCGACACGGTGACCCCGTCGGGCACCGAGGTGGTCGTCACCATGTCCTACGACCGCGAGGTCACCCTGCCCGCCGACGCGAAGGCCGTCATCATCTCCCCGTCGGTGGTCGGTGACCGCTACGTCCAGCTGACGCCCACCTACGGCGGTGGCGAGAAGCTCGCCGACGGCGCGACCCTGGAGGTCGAGCAGACCGCGGTGCCGCTGGAGCTCGACGAGATCTACGACAACCTCGACAAGCTCAACGTCGCGCTGGGCCCCACCGGTGCCAACCGGGAGGGTGCCCTCTCCGACCTGCTCCAGGTCACGGCCGACAACTTCGGTGGCCAGGGCGAGAAGTTCAACGAGACCATCCGCAACTTCGGCAGGTTCAGCGAGACGCTGGCCGACAACCGCCAGGAGTTCTTCGGGTCGATGCGGGCGCTGCAGGGGTTCATCAGCACGCTGGCCTCCAACGACGAGACCGTCCGCGACTTCAACGACTCGCTCTCCGAGGTCTCCTCGATGCTCTCCGGCGAGCGGCAGGAGCTCAAGGCGGCGCTGGAGAACCTGTCGGTGGCCATGGGCGAGGTCTCCACCTTCGTCCAGGAGAACCGCGACATCCTCGGGCGCAACATCCGGGGGCTCAACCGGGTCAGCAAGGTGCTCGCCAAGCAGCGCGGCGCGCTCGACGAGATCCTCTCGGCTGCCCCCGTGGCGCTCAACAACCTCGCGCTCACCTACAACCCGCAGGCGGGCACGCTCGACACGCGCGCCAACCTCGGTGAGCTCGACTACCAGATCACCTCCGACCCGGCCGTGTTCCTGTGCGGCATCGTCAACCAGGCCGACACCTCCGGTGACACCTGTGACGCCATCGAGGCGGCGTTCCCGCGGGCGGGTGCGCTGCGCACGATGCAGGGCAAGAACCCACGCTGGCAGGACGAGTCCGACCCGTCCCTCGGAGGACTGGTGGAGGTGACCCGATGA
- a CDS encoding MCE family protein: protein MRRVPLLLKALLGTLCGALVLTGCSFSVYDMPLPGGTDVGDEPMEVTAEFTDVMDLVPQSTVKVNDVSVGKITEIDLDGETALVTMELPQDIELPANSTAQIRQTSLLGEKFISLEPPASGASSSTLADGATIPLDATGRNPEVEEVLGALSLLLNGGGVAQMKTIATELNKALEGREDSAKSVFRQIRQFMGQLDDNKRDIVAAIEGLNRLSIEANAQIETIDAALEELPSALNTLDAQRRDLVRMLKQLNRLGDVGVRVIRTSKKATIDSFRQLVPVLTQLSESGDAFVDAFHVFLTYPFVDEVVGRDPQVARNLHMGDYTNLSVTFDIALNDDEGDTVNPPVDPGEACTTLRDVRRELGKNVPLDELIDYLESLEDLCDGAEQAINKCLAKPDIDKLVNCLEKRLGVTIQKVTQGVLDNTCQLLGIPQNQCPDVNGGGGGGGGGGGGGGLPDLPDIQLPRAPFGPDTSVDADRGPTMGQLSAHYDPALVSLLVPGMVVTR, encoded by the coding sequence ATGAGGCGCGTCCCGCTCCTGCTCAAGGCGCTGCTGGGCACTCTCTGCGGTGCCCTGGTCCTGACCGGCTGCAGCTTCAGCGTCTACGACATGCCGCTGCCGGGTGGCACCGACGTCGGCGACGAGCCGATGGAGGTGACGGCCGAGTTCACCGACGTCATGGACCTCGTGCCGCAGTCGACGGTCAAGGTCAACGACGTCAGCGTCGGCAAGATCACCGAGATCGACCTCGACGGCGAGACCGCACTGGTCACCATGGAGCTGCCGCAGGACATCGAGCTGCCGGCCAACTCCACCGCGCAGATCCGGCAGACCAGCCTCCTGGGCGAGAAGTTCATCTCGCTGGAGCCTCCCGCGTCGGGGGCCAGCTCCTCCACGCTCGCCGACGGCGCGACCATCCCCCTCGACGCCACCGGTCGCAACCCGGAGGTCGAGGAGGTTCTGGGCGCGCTCAGCCTGCTGCTCAACGGCGGCGGCGTGGCGCAGATGAAGACCATCGCGACCGAGCTCAACAAGGCCCTGGAGGGTCGCGAGGACTCCGCGAAGTCGGTGTTCCGGCAGATCCGCCAGTTCATGGGCCAGCTCGACGACAACAAGCGCGACATCGTCGCGGCCATCGAGGGCCTCAATCGCCTCTCGATCGAGGCCAACGCGCAGATCGAGACCATCGACGCCGCGCTCGAGGAGCTGCCCAGCGCGCTGAACACCCTCGACGCGCAGCGCCGCGACCTGGTGCGGATGCTCAAGCAGCTCAACCGGCTGGGCGACGTCGGGGTCCGCGTGATCCGGACCTCCAAGAAGGCGACCATCGACTCCTTCCGGCAGCTCGTCCCGGTGCTGACCCAGCTCTCGGAGTCCGGTGACGCGTTCGTCGACGCCTTCCACGTGTTCCTGACCTACCCGTTCGTCGACGAGGTCGTGGGCCGCGACCCGCAGGTGGCCCGCAACCTCCACATGGGCGACTACACCAACCTGTCGGTGACGTTCGACATCGCGCTCAACGACGACGAGGGCGACACCGTCAATCCGCCGGTCGACCCGGGCGAGGCCTGCACCACCCTGCGTGACGTACGCCGGGAGCTCGGCAAGAACGTGCCTCTCGACGAGCTGATCGACTACCTCGAGAGCCTCGAGGACCTTTGCGACGGCGCCGAGCAGGCCATCAACAAGTGCCTGGCCAAGCCGGACATCGACAAGCTCGTCAACTGCCTGGAGAAGCGGCTGGGCGTCACGATCCAGAAGGTCACCCAGGGCGTGCTCGACAACACCTGCCAGCTCCTCGGCATCCCGCAGAACCAGTGCCCCGACGTCAACGGCGGTGGCGGCGGTGGCGGCGGTGGCGGCGGTGGCGGCGGCCTGCCCGACCTGCCCGACATCCAGCTGCCGCGTGCGCCGTTCGGTCCCGACACGTCCGTCGACGCCGACCGGGGTCCGACGATGGGCCAGCTCAGCGCCCACTACGACCCTGCCCTGGTCTCGCTCCTCGTGCCCGGGATGGTGGTGACCCGATGA
- a CDS encoding MCE family protein: MIDSRTKTQLLIFVIITLVGVSFVGARYARLDRLVRDDTFTVVAHFAQSGGIFSGGEVTYRGVKIGQVERMELTDDGVDLHLAIDKDHDDIPADAVALVGNRSAVGEQYVELQPQSDGEPFLAEDSEIAVENTRTPIQVKTFLTNLSNTVESVDKKALRTTVTELGAAFGGTGEDLQRIIDTGNAFIEDANANFDVTTALIRDSNVVLKGQLAKASAIRNFAREMSRFTGTLAANDDDLRNVIDAGSTTANELRRFLEDNEVDLAELVNNLVTTGEVTVANLDGIEQVLAIYPYVVEGGFTVVSKSPDGLYDAHFGMIETSEPHVCTHGYESTDRRPPQDGSNRPMNMKARCAEPATKSNPRGAQHAPRRAAADYEAPVVAYYDQGTDEVLWGDDVPAELRTPGTLAPSTFGEESWKWLFLQPMT; this comes from the coding sequence ATGATCGACAGTCGTACCAAGACCCAGCTGCTGATCTTCGTGATCATCACCTTGGTCGGTGTGAGCTTCGTCGGCGCGCGCTACGCCCGCCTCGACCGGCTCGTCCGCGACGACACCTTCACCGTCGTGGCGCACTTCGCCCAGTCCGGCGGCATCTTCTCCGGCGGCGAGGTGACCTACCGCGGGGTCAAGATCGGGCAGGTCGAGCGCATGGAGCTGACCGACGACGGCGTCGACCTCCACCTGGCCATCGACAAGGACCACGACGACATCCCGGCCGACGCCGTGGCGCTGGTCGGCAACCGCTCCGCTGTCGGTGAGCAGTACGTCGAGCTGCAGCCGCAGAGCGACGGCGAGCCCTTCCTCGCCGAGGACTCCGAGATCGCGGTCGAGAACACCCGCACGCCGATCCAGGTCAAGACGTTCCTGACCAACCTGTCCAACACGGTGGAGTCGGTCGACAAGAAGGCGCTGCGCACGACGGTGACCGAGCTCGGCGCCGCGTTCGGTGGCACCGGCGAGGACCTGCAGCGCATCATCGACACGGGCAACGCCTTCATCGAGGACGCCAACGCCAACTTCGACGTGACGACCGCTCTCATCCGAGACAGCAACGTCGTGCTCAAGGGTCAGCTCGCCAAGGCGAGCGCCATCCGGAACTTCGCTCGGGAGATGTCGCGGTTCACCGGGACCCTCGCGGCCAACGACGACGACCTGCGCAACGTCATCGACGCCGGGTCGACGACGGCCAACGAGCTCCGTCGCTTCCTCGAGGACAACGAGGTCGACCTGGCCGAGCTGGTCAACAACCTGGTGACCACGGGTGAGGTGACCGTCGCCAACCTCGACGGCATCGAGCAGGTGCTCGCCATCTACCCCTACGTCGTCGAGGGCGGCTTCACGGTGGTCTCGAAGTCCCCGGACGGTCTCTACGACGCCCACTTCGGGATGATCGAGACCTCCGAGCCGCACGTGTGCACCCACGGCTACGAGAGCACCGACCGGCGTCCGCCGCAGGACGGCAGCAACCGGCCGATGAACATGAAGGCGCGCTGCGCCGAGCCGGCGACGAAGAGCAACCCGCGCGGCGCCCAGCACGCCCCACGTCGGGCAGCCGCCGACTACGAGGCGCCCGTGGTCGCCTACTACGACCAGGGCACCGACGAGGTCCTGTGGGGTGACGACGTCCCCGCCGAGTTGCGGACTCCCGGTACGTTGGCGCCCAGCACGTTCGGAGAGGAGTCGTGGAAGTGGCTGTTCCTCCAGCCCATGACCTAG